The Procambarus clarkii isolate CNS0578487 unplaced genomic scaffold, FALCON_Pclarkii_2.0 HiC_scaffold_616, whole genome shotgun sequence genome contains a region encoding:
- the LOC138361692 gene encoding uncharacterized protein, whose amino-acid sequence MATRNGVYSFGIHIPSFRVKMERFHMVNQCLRCYEYTHSTSRCFNAQAAIFPELPGGRPTATTSQWGASSQTPTCDSSSQPSSPAHTDQPLNSTVQLLTSAASMIACNNPQEYVRILNILYKANGLPAFIVPEEVFTNTTSSSQDTVLVPDITVNAAVLTDLLSTAKPAPPATSSQATQTPTPPLSTTDTVPSLVCEPSQRPKSAATPIKPQQARTQPPRFTASTPDSADSSDEAVSVGTPPPPLKQPNTTEDFRLEATSNDSLTVSTRSKTNKQARRPGKKKNTDDLRPSTSRNQ is encoded by the exons ATGGCTACCAGAAATGGTGTTTACAGCTTTGGTATTCACATTCCGTCattccgtgtgaagatggaacgtttccacatggtcaaccagtgcctccggtgctacgagtacacccactccaccagcagAT gtttcaacgcccaagccgccattttcccggagcttccgggaggacgtcccactgctactaccagccaATGGGGAGCCAGTTCCCAAACGCCAACCTGCGATTCGTCGAGCCAGCCATCATCCCCGGCCCACACCGACCAACCACTGAACAGCACAGTTCAACTATTAACATCGGCGGCCAGCATGATAGCTTGCAATAACCCCCAGGAATACGTAAGAATATTAAATATTCTATACAAAGCAAATGGTCTTCCAGCTTTCATAGTTCCAGAAGAAgtcttcaccaacaccacttcaAGTTCTCAAGATACAGTCTTGGTCCCTGACATCACCGTGAACGCCGCCGTGCTCACGGATCTACTATCAACAGCAAAGCCTGCTCCTCCAGCAACTTCATCACAAGCCACCCAGACGCCGACGCCTCCGCTATCGACTACTGATACAGTTCCATCTCTCGTATGCGAACCCTCTCAACGTCCAAAATCAGCTGCAACTCCCATTAAGCCTCAACAGGCAAGAACTCAACCTCCAAGATTCACTGCATCTACTCCTGACTCAGCTGACTCATCAGATGAGGCCGTCTCGGTGggaacaccacctcctccactgaAGCAGCCCAACACAACAGAAGATTTCCGGCTGGAAGCTACCTCCAACGATAGCCTCACCGTATCAACACGAAGCAAGACCAACAAACAGGCCAGGAGGCCGGGGAAGAAGAAAAACACCGACGATCTGCGCCCGAGTACATCAAGGAATCAGTAG